The nucleotide window TTCGACAGCTTCATGCAAGCCCAGAAGCTGTAATCGAAAGATTCACGGCACAGCAAAAAGCCCCGCTTGCGGGGCTTTTTCTTTGGCCCGCATTTTGTCCTGTAGTGGGGTCTTTGCCTGCCCGGCAGCGGAGCACGGTATGGGCAAAAAAAGACCCGGTCCACGCAGTGTGCGCAGACCGGGTCGATGTGAAGTGGGTAAGAAGTGAGGCTACTTCTTGGGCTCGTCTTTGCCCATGGATTCCTGCATGGCCTTCATGGGGTCTTCTTCTGCATGCGTGGCATCTTCCGTGGCAGGTGCTGCTGCGCCATCGGGCATCTGAACGTCGGGTGTTTCAGGCATCTTGCTGTCGGCGTCCATCTGCATTTGCACCTGGTCCATATCGACGGCTTCAACCTTGTCCAGTCCGCTGGAGACAATGCCAGGGAAGAAGATGATCAGCGCAACCATGATGACCTGGATGAGCACAAACGGTACCGCGCCCCAGTAGATCTGCATGGTCGTGACGGGCTGGATCAGCTTCTTGGTGAGGCGGTCGGTGTATTCCTTGGCAGGGGCTACGCTGCGCAGGTAGAACAGCGCAAAGCCGAAGGGCGGGTGCATGAAGGAGGTTTGCATGTTCACGCCCAGCAGCACGCCAAACCAGATCAGGTCAATGCCCAGCTTTTCCGCCACGGGTGCCAGCAAGGGCACCACGATGAAGGACAGCTCAAAGAAGTCCAGGAAAAAGGCCAGGAAGAAGATCAGCACATTGACCACAATCAGGAAGCCGGTCTGGCCGCCTGGCAGGCCCGTCAGCAGATGCTCCACCCATTTCTGGCCGTCCACACCCTGGAATACCAGGCTGAAGATGGTGGAGCCGATCAGGATGAACACCACAAAGCAGGACAGCTTGGTGGTGGTGTTGAGGGCCTGCTTGAGCAAGCTCATGCTCAGGCGTCCGCGGGCTATGGCCATGATGAACGCACCCAGTGCACCCATGGCGCCGCCTTCAGTCGGCGTGGCAATGCCCAGGAAAATGGTACCCAGCACCAGGAAAATCAGCAGCAGCGGCGGGATCAGCACAAAAGTGACGCGCTCCGCCATGCGAGACAGCAGGCCCATGCGGGTAACTTTGTTGATCAGTGCAATCACGAAGGCCAGCATCACGCCAGCGCACATGGACACCACGATAGTTTCGTCGGTGGCCACCTTTTCAACCAGCTCGCCCTTGAACCAGCTGTAGACATTGGCGTAGTGCTCGCCGAAGTACACGGCGACGGTTGTGGACACAATGGTCAGGATCAGCAGGGATAGCAGGCCGCTTTTACCGCTGTCTTCACGGATGGTGCGTGCTTCCAGTGGTAGCGCAGGTACCCAGGCGGGTCGGAAAATGGCCAGTAAAACGACATAACCGGTGTACATGGCGGTCAGCATGAAACCGGGGATGAAGGCACCCTTGTACATGTCACCCACGCTGCGGCCCAGCTGGTCGGCCAGAATGATCAGTACCAGGGACGGTGGAATGATTTGTGCCAGTGTGCCGGACGCGGCAATCACACCCGCAGCAATGCGGCGGTCATAGCCATAACGCAGCATGATGGGCAGGGAAATCAGACCCATGGAAATGACGGAGGCGGCCACCACACCGGTGGTCGCTGCCAGCAGGGCACCCACGAAAATCACGGCAAAGGCCAGACCACCGCGCACCGGGCCAAACAGTTGGCCAATGGTTTCCAGCAGGTCTTCGGCCATGCCGCTGCGTTCGAGGATCAGCCCCATC belongs to Rhodoferax saidenbachensis and includes:
- a CDS encoding TRAP transporter large permease, which encodes MEFFTTNMAPIMFAGLILFLLMGFPVAFSLGACGLFFGFVGVELGVLPEALLQALPLRLFGIMQNDTLLAIPFFTLMGLILERSGMAEDLLETIGQLFGPVRGGLAFAVIFVGALLAATTGVVAASVISMGLISLPIMLRYGYDRRIAAGVIAASGTLAQIIPPSLVLIILADQLGRSVGDMYKGAFIPGFMLTAMYTGYVVLLAIFRPAWVPALPLEARTIREDSGKSGLLSLLILTIVSTTVAVYFGEHYANVYSWFKGELVEKVATDETIVVSMCAGVMLAFVIALINKVTRMGLLSRMAERVTFVLIPPLLLIFLVLGTIFLGIATPTEGGAMGALGAFIMAIARGRLSMSLLKQALNTTTKLSCFVVFILIGSTIFSLVFQGVDGQKWVEHLLTGLPGGQTGFLIVVNVLIFFLAFFLDFFELSFIVVPLLAPVAEKLGIDLIWFGVLLGVNMQTSFMHPPFGFALFYLRSVAPAKEYTDRLTKKLIQPVTTMQIYWGAVPFVLIQVIMVALIIFFPGIVSSGLDKVEAVDMDQVQMQMDADSKMPETPDVQMPDGAAAPATEDATHAEEDPMKAMQESMGKDEPKK